A stretch of Ectothiorhodospiraceae bacterium BW-2 DNA encodes these proteins:
- a CDS encoding response regulator produces MNEEIGKGVKIVLADDEESMRSLLDNMLRKLSCEVADTAKDGRSALAAFQKYRPDILLLDISMPGEMSGLDVLKAVRAESPESHVVIVSGETKADLVRQIISAGANGFIVKPFSFERLIKMLEEYRKKRLSSKANS; encoded by the coding sequence ATGAATGAAGAGATTGGCAAAGGAGTTAAGATCGTTTTAGCCGATGATGAGGAGAGCATGCGCTCCTTGCTCGATAACATGCTCCGCAAACTTAGCTGCGAAGTTGCCGATACCGCTAAAGATGGCAGATCAGCGCTCGCCGCTTTTCAAAAGTATCGGCCCGATATCCTGCTACTCGATATCTCCATGCCAGGAGAGATGAGCGGTCTTGATGTCTTAAAAGCGGTGCGAGCAGAGAGCCCAGAGAGCCATGTTGTCATCGTCAGCGGCGAGACTAAAGCCGATCTGGTACGACAAATTATTAGTGCCGGTGCAAACGGTTTTATTGTTAAGCCGTTTTCGTTTGAGCGCCTAATAAAGATGCTGGAAGAGTATCGCAAAAAGCGCCTATCTTCCAAAGCGAACAGTTAA
- a CDS encoding response regulator: MSCDGEEGDNKGTAVRRSGSRSDYLASTLQRVSYLQHAFEQHAIVSIADVAGNIVYANEKFCQISGYRREELMGQNHRIVKSDEHPPEFFQQLWTTIVNGEIWHGEIKNRAKDGSPYWVNATIVPILDDNGRPEQYIAVRTDVTENKLNEQHLQRQQMQIATINQAQSMFIYNPNPEIIFNALLPDMLQLTSSRFGLIAELFNDGLEGEQLLVYAVNDEQESPQRLPLSGLLQQVVAESGECAIIDNHLSIDEQAALPDCFPPLTNFLGLPIKSGGKRVGAIVLGNHPEGYDEESLTPIEPLINTCGYLFFALKRERERVAKEVELDRAKQAAEAANVAKSQFLATMSHELRTPLTTILGFSESLQQTPLTEQQREMLHNVYISGTSLLSLINDILDLSKIESGNFTIDLNPFNLQQLLKDVIAIFTVRAQQEQTQLRLQSDANHPAASWQLVSDGNRLRQVLINLVGNALKFSKGNEVTLSLRYSEIVDNRVEVAFKVIDTGIGMSPEVMARLFRPFEQADNSISRRFGGTGLGLYISQQLVKLMGGYIEVNSVVGEGSCFQFVLPMELYEPVVERSQGRMDELIPPRLQGRVLIVDDTPEIRLLLGGILTSIGVEFDSAEEGEQGFGKAMSGSYDMILMDMQMPVMDGIETTTMLRQLGNDTPIYALTANVMQSQRQQFLAAGCDGFLSKPIERRALFAALSEHLQPREQEGGESQSRRDEGGDDAAAAMLAEAGALFLNSLEDKLSAIKAAISANRWEEADKQVHTIKGGGGTFGYPRLTALARELEQQLRRERVSVKGVSSALAALCREGEAILAARCARVDPET; this comes from the coding sequence ATGAGTTGTGACGGCGAAGAGGGGGACAACAAGGGGACGGCGGTACGGCGGAGCGGGAGTCGTAGTGACTATCTCGCCTCAACACTACAACGGGTAAGTTATCTACAGCACGCCTTTGAGCAGCACGCCATCGTCAGTATTGCCGATGTGGCGGGGAATATTGTCTATGCGAATGAGAAGTTTTGCCAAATCAGTGGCTATCGTCGTGAAGAGCTGATGGGGCAGAACCACCGTATTGTTAAATCGGACGAACACCCCCCCGAATTTTTTCAACAGCTTTGGACGACCATTGTGAACGGGGAGATTTGGCACGGCGAGATAAAGAACCGTGCTAAAGATGGGAGCCCCTACTGGGTTAACGCCACCATCGTGCCGATTTTGGATGATAACGGCAGGCCGGAGCAATATATTGCGGTGCGTACCGATGTGACCGAGAATAAACTCAATGAGCAGCATCTACAGCGACAGCAGATGCAGATAGCGACTATTAATCAGGCGCAGTCGATGTTTATCTACAACCCTAATCCAGAGATTATCTTTAACGCACTCCTGCCCGATATGTTGCAGCTTACTTCGAGCCGTTTTGGCCTAATCGCCGAACTGTTTAACGATGGGTTAGAGGGGGAGCAGCTCTTAGTCTATGCGGTCAATGATGAGCAAGAGAGCCCTCAGAGACTCCCCTTGAGCGGGCTGTTGCAACAAGTGGTGGCTGAGTCTGGTGAGTGTGCGATTATCGATAACCATCTCTCTATCGACGAGCAAGCGGCGCTTCCGGACTGTTTCCCCCCCCTGACCAATTTTTTGGGCCTCCCGATCAAAAGCGGTGGCAAAAGAGTTGGTGCGATTGTGTTAGGGAATCACCCAGAGGGGTATGATGAGGAGTCGCTCACGCCGATTGAACCTTTGATCAATACCTGCGGTTACCTCTTTTTTGCTCTAAAGAGGGAGCGTGAACGGGTCGCCAAAGAGGTGGAGTTAGATCGAGCCAAACAGGCAGCTGAGGCGGCCAATGTTGCTAAAAGCCAGTTTCTGGCCACCATGAGCCACGAGCTTCGCACACCACTGACCACCATTCTCGGTTTTAGTGAGTCGCTACAGCAGACGCCGCTAACCGAACAGCAACGCGAGATGCTGCACAATGTCTATATATCAGGTACCTCACTACTCTCACTGATTAACGATATTCTCGATCTCTCTAAAATTGAGTCGGGTAACTTCACGATCGATCTGAACCCCTTTAATCTGCAACAGCTACTAAAGGATGTTATCGCCATCTTTACGGTACGGGCACAGCAGGAGCAGACACAACTGAGGCTACAGAGTGATGCGAACCACCCGGCGGCGAGTTGGCAGCTAGTGAGCGATGGTAATCGTCTGCGTCAGGTGCTGATTAACTTAGTCGGTAATGCCCTTAAGTTCAGCAAAGGGAACGAAGTGACCCTCTCACTACGCTATAGCGAGATAGTCGATAACCGAGTCGAGGTGGCGTTTAAGGTGATCGACACCGGGATAGGGATGTCGCCTGAGGTGATGGCGCGGCTATTTCGGCCATTTGAGCAGGCCGATAACTCGATTTCACGCCGCTTTGGAGGGACAGGGTTGGGGCTCTATATCTCACAGCAGTTGGTGAAGTTGATGGGGGGCTATATTGAGGTGAACAGTGTGGTGGGGGAGGGGAGCTGTTTTCAGTTTGTGCTGCCGATGGAGCTATATGAGCCAGTGGTCGAAAGGAGTCAAGGGAGGATGGACGAGTTGATACCGCCTCGTTTGCAGGGTCGAGTCTTAATTGTCGATGATACCCCCGAAATACGGCTACTGTTAGGAGGCATTCTCACCTCTATCGGAGTTGAGTTTGATAGCGCCGAAGAGGGTGAACAGGGATTTGGGAAGGCGATGAGCGGTAGCTACGATATGATTTTGATGGATATGCAGATGCCGGTGATGGATGGGATAGAGACGACCACCATGCTGCGTCAACTCGGCAACGATACCCCCATCTACGCCCTCACAGCCAATGTGATGCAGAGTCAACGGCAACAGTTTTTGGCAGCAGGGTGTGATGGCTTTCTCTCTAAACCGATTGAGCGCCGAGCCCTGTTCGCCGCTTTGAGCGAACATCTGCAACCGCGCGAACAGGAGGGTGGGGAGAGCCAGAGTCGCCGAGATGAGGGCGGGGATGATGCGGCGGCTGCCATGTTGGCCGAAGCTGGGGCGCTCTTTCTCAACTCCCTAGAGGATAAATTGAGCGCAATTAAGGCGGCGATTAGCGCCAACAGGTGGGAGGAGGCTGATAAGCAGGTGCATACGATTAAGGGAGGAGGCGGAACCTTTGGCTATCCCCGTTTAACCGCGCTAGCGCGAGAGTTGGAGCAGCAGTTGCGTCGTGAGAGAGTTAGTGTTAAGGGGGTTAGCTCAGCATTGGCGGCGCTATGCCGAGAGGGGGAGGCTATTTTGGCCGCTCGGTGTGCTAGAGTTGATCCCGAAACATAA
- a CDS encoding DUF2202 domain-containing protein, producing the protein MLITPRDFIPHFIVAIVVLISLAFAHLLLSKEEDQSISESLTRINNPFLNAEVTFQPVAATAATTAALSQQELSDLRYMREEEKLARDVYQQLYQRWGLSIFAAISRSEQIHTDRVLMLLQRYQIPDPAANLAPGQFQNRHLATLYRDLIQRGEQSTLEALRVGALIEEVDIDDLDKAMANSAHQDITQVYHNIQQGSYRHLQGFVHSIEQFGQRYQAVVLPQSRVDEIVHAPFALPLTPPWPQQGQNRLP; encoded by the coding sequence ATGCTCATCACCCCGCGCGACTTTATCCCCCACTTTATCGTGGCGATTGTAGTGCTCATTAGCCTCGCCTTTGCCCACCTACTCCTAAGTAAGGAGGAAGATCAATCGATAAGTGAATCACTCACTCGCATCAATAACCCCTTTTTGAACGCGGAGGTCACTTTCCAGCCGGTCGCGGCAACAGCCGCTACTACCGCCGCACTCTCCCAACAAGAGTTGAGCGATCTGCGCTATATGCGAGAGGAGGAGAAACTAGCTCGGGATGTCTATCAACAGCTCTATCAACGGTGGGGTTTATCTATCTTTGCCGCGATTTCGCGCTCTGAACAGATTCACACCGATAGGGTGCTGATGCTATTACAGCGCTACCAAATTCCCGATCCTGCGGCCAATTTAGCCCCAGGCCAGTTTCAGAACCGCCACTTAGCCACCCTCTACCGCGATCTCATTCAGCGGGGAGAGCAATCGACACTGGAGGCGTTGCGTGTCGGCGCACTGATTGAAGAGGTCGATATCGACGATCTCGATAAAGCGATGGCTAACAGCGCCCATCAGGATATTACCCAGGTCTATCACAATATTCAGCAGGGCTCCTACCGCCATCTACAGGGGTTTGTCCACTCGATTGAGCAGTTTGGCCAACGCTACCAAGCGGTGGTGTTACCACAGTCGCGAGTTGATGAGATTGTGCATGCCCCATTCGCGCTCCCTCTGACTCCACCATGGCCACAACAGGGACAAAACAGGCTGCCATAA
- a CDS encoding sulfoxide reductase heme-binding subunit YedZ — protein sequence MAAQSTDPKLQLIKIITFILCLSPLYEMIWYAVGGHFGDYPSWEIIGITGEAALVFLLITLSVTPIRRQFGWNILLKLRRMFGLFAFFYATLHFMVYIWREDNFILREFLLDTVKLPYITVGILAWLLLIPLATSANNDTMKKLGKNWKRVHSMIYAITFLSVLHYLLVRTWNPTDVLGYATILVLLLAYRFYHARTVKEWNF from the coding sequence ATGGCGGCGCAATCTACAGATCCAAAACTACAACTGATTAAGATTATTACCTTCATCCTCTGTCTCTCGCCTCTTTACGAGATGATTTGGTATGCTGTCGGCGGCCACTTTGGCGACTACCCCTCGTGGGAGATTATCGGCATTACCGGTGAGGCCGCGTTGGTCTTTCTGCTTATCACCCTCTCGGTTACCCCAATTCGACGCCAATTTGGCTGGAATATCCTGCTTAAACTGCGCAGAATGTTCGGCCTGTTTGCCTTCTTCTACGCCACACTGCACTTTATGGTCTATATTTGGCGTGAAGATAACTTCATTTTGCGCGAGTTCCTGCTCGATACCGTCAAACTGCCCTACATTACCGTAGGTATTCTCGCTTGGCTACTGCTCATTCCGCTAGCGACATCAGCCAACAACGACACCATGAAGAAGCTGGGCAAAAACTGGAAGCGAGTCCACAGCATGATCTACGCTATCACCTTTTTGTCAGTGCTCCACTATCTTTTAGTGCGCACTTGGAATCCAACCGATGTTCTCGGCTATGCTACCATCTTGGTTCTGCTGCTTGCTTACCGCTTCTACCACGCTCGCACGGTAAAAGAGTGGAACTTTTAA
- the mamM gene encoding magnetosome biogenesis CDF transporter MamM, which yields MRYSKCVRCAGMVGWIGLVVNLTLLILKGFVGVIAGSQALVADAMYSAKDVVSSVLVIVGLKVSNRPLDREHPYGHGKIEFILSMIISIVFLAVTAFLFVHAVQVLMGDGEHKAPHLIALWVALISILVNVFMYFYTRCVSIEINSPMVRTLSKHHYADATSSIAVAVGIIGAHYLNMPWIDTLVAVFETLHLMYLGSEVFRESYKGLMDSSAPDEVRDKIHTLVRRVDGVKEVDELRTRLVGQEVCVDLLIQVDAEETVESADLISERIVERLTARIPHLGSVQVKFTAHEVTRHHSDGSIDETSRDRGLPSEGGA from the coding sequence ATGAGATATTCCAAGTGTGTCCGCTGTGCTGGAATGGTGGGTTGGATTGGTCTGGTGGTCAATTTAACCTTGCTAATCCTTAAAGGCTTTGTCGGTGTGATTGCAGGTTCCCAAGCCTTGGTGGCGGACGCGATGTACTCGGCTAAGGATGTTGTCAGCTCCGTATTGGTGATTGTCGGACTCAAAGTCTCGAATCGACCGCTCGATCGAGAACACCCCTATGGCCATGGCAAGATAGAGTTTATTTTGTCGATGATTATCAGTATCGTCTTTTTAGCCGTGACGGCCTTTCTGTTTGTCCATGCGGTACAGGTGTTGATGGGGGATGGGGAGCACAAAGCGCCGCACCTAATTGCGCTATGGGTGGCGCTCATCTCCATTTTGGTCAATGTTTTCATGTATTTTTACACTCGCTGTGTCTCGATTGAGATTAACAGCCCGATGGTGCGAACGCTGTCGAAACACCACTACGCTGATGCGACCTCCTCAATCGCAGTGGCGGTGGGGATTATTGGCGCACACTACCTCAATATGCCGTGGATCGACACTTTAGTGGCGGTGTTTGAGACGCTCCACCTGATGTATCTGGGCAGTGAGGTCTTTCGTGAGTCGTACAAGGGGTTAATGGATAGCAGTGCGCCGGATGAGGTGCGTGACAAAATCCATACGCTAGTGAGGCGCGTTGACGGAGTTAAAGAGGTGGATGAGCTGCGTACCCGTCTGGTAGGCCAAGAGGTCTGCGTTGACCTATTGATTCAGGTCGATGCGGAGGAGACGGTCGAAAGTGCTGATCTGATTAGTGAGCGAATCGTTGAACGGCTGACAGCGCGAATACCCCATTTAGGCAGTGTGCAGGTGAAATTTACCGCACATGAGGTGACTCGCCACCATAGCGATGGATCCATTGATGAGACGAGTCGGGATAGAGGGCTACCTTCGGAGGGTGGGGCATGA
- a CDS encoding LemA family protein codes for MADYAPNPNERIRVSQQRLRELYHEEVNRRFHVPKMPAVRTIMVVSFLMLLFLTATFLFKYNSFVTMQEEVYAKYGHLQGAFQRRSNLFENLLKLTLNHAALEHAVFSHVADVRKQIIKKLQLPPEVEQSLQQTLVYSDNPQLTDIGDALSAMESGGLEASIGRLLGLVENYPDIKSSETYAHMMSSLVEIEDRIADRRMIYQETILMFNREISRFPWYMLAKLTEFERFDYFHAEEGADRRPEIHSDHFEMLLPVVSSHGAHTGSSKEDRAESKRLQTLIQAPQMDEPEEALAGAIPPDTRVEPKPRGGDEEGAVVIQIEDNRGE; via the coding sequence ATGGCTGACTATGCCCCGAATCCTAACGAGCGGATAAGAGTGTCGCAACAGCGGTTGCGAGAGCTCTACCACGAGGAGGTTAATCGTCGTTTCCATGTGCCGAAGATGCCGGCGGTACGGACGATTATGGTGGTTTCGTTTTTGATGCTGCTCTTTTTAACCGCCACCTTCCTCTTTAAATATAACAGCTTTGTTACCATGCAGGAGGAGGTCTATGCCAAGTATGGCCACCTGCAAGGGGCGTTTCAGCGCCGCAGTAACCTGTTTGAGAATCTACTTAAGCTGACATTGAATCACGCCGCCTTAGAACATGCGGTCTTCTCCCATGTGGCGGATGTGCGCAAACAGATTATCAAAAAGTTACAGCTCCCCCCTGAGGTAGAGCAGTCGCTACAGCAGACATTGGTTTATAGCGACAATCCCCAGTTAACCGATATTGGTGATGCCCTCTCTGCGATGGAGAGTGGCGGATTAGAGGCGAGTATTGGTCGTCTGCTCGGGTTAGTGGAGAACTACCCCGATATTAAGTCGTCTGAAACTTATGCTCACATGATGTCTTCACTGGTGGAGATTGAGGATCGTATTGCTGATCGGCGGATGATCTATCAGGAGACGATTTTGATGTTTAATCGTGAAATCTCCCGTTTTCCTTGGTATATGTTGGCTAAATTGACCGAATTTGAGCGGTTTGACTACTTTCATGCTGAAGAGGGGGCTGATCGGCGTCCTGAGATCCACTCTGACCACTTTGAGATGCTACTACCAGTCGTGTCGAGTCATGGTGCCCATACCGGATCATCCAAAGAGGATAGAGCAGAGAGTAAGAGGCTACAAACCCTGATTCAGGCACCTCAAATGGATGAGCCCGAAGAGGCGCTAGCGGGCGCGATACCTCCCGACACCCGCGTCGAACCGAAGCCGCGAGGAGGAGACGAAGAGGGAGCGGTCGTGATCCAGATAGAAGATAACAGGGGAGAGTAG
- a CDS encoding DNA-binding protein — MFWTVITRIGTLFSFIYTVKQVSDEHQDRRQIVKPERVYDTREVARILGIERQEVISLLESGQIKGRLIGRNFRIPGYNILEYLKK; from the coding sequence TTGTTCTGGACAGTTATCACCCGTATTGGCACACTATTTAGCTTTATCTATACCGTTAAACAGGTCAGTGATGAGCATCAGGATCGTCGGCAGATTGTAAAGCCGGAGAGAGTGTATGATACCAGAGAGGTCGCCCGAATTTTGGGCATAGAGCGCCAAGAGGTGATCAGCCTGCTGGAGTCGGGTCAAATTAAGGGGCGTCTGATTGGGCGCAATTTCCGTATTCCCGGTTACAACATATTGGAATATTTGAAAAAATGA
- the mamB gene encoding magnetosome biogenesis CDF transporter MamB, with amino-acid sequence MKFEHCRQCRDEVVWWAFFVNIAQMIYKGLLGVMTGSAALIADAMHSGADVVASSVTMMSLKISNRPADDQHPYGYGNIQFISSSIVGIILILGAIYLIYESFMAIMLGDISSPNAAAVLGAGLSALTNELMYRYQSCVGKENNSPAIIANAWDNRSDALSSVAVLVGIVIAVMGFPIADNLAAIAVGFMVIRIGVELNTDAINGLMDSSMEIDDLKLVYDGVSEIEGVEGIAYLRGRNIGEELYVEINIKIDRKLSVKEADQIGDWVEEKIRYELVHVKDVLVLYTPVELVGRRSDKPLIPSHGG; translated from the coding sequence ATGAAATTTGAACATTGCAGACAATGCCGTGATGAAGTGGTCTGGTGGGCCTTTTTCGTCAATATCGCCCAGATGATCTACAAAGGTTTACTGGGGGTAATGACAGGCAGTGCCGCTCTAATTGCCGATGCGATGCACTCTGGGGCTGATGTGGTTGCTAGTAGCGTAACGATGATGAGCCTGAAAATCTCCAATCGCCCAGCGGATGATCAACACCCCTACGGCTATGGCAATATTCAATTTATCTCCTCCTCTATCGTGGGAATTATTCTGATTTTAGGGGCGATCTATCTCATCTATGAGTCATTTATGGCGATTATGTTAGGTGACATCAGCTCCCCTAATGCTGCGGCCGTATTAGGCGCGGGGTTGTCGGCATTAACGAATGAGCTGATGTATCGCTATCAGAGCTGTGTCGGCAAGGAGAACAACAGTCCGGCGATTATTGCTAATGCTTGGGATAATCGCTCCGATGCGCTCTCCTCTGTGGCCGTGCTGGTGGGCATTGTGATTGCGGTGATGGGCTTTCCCATTGCCGATAACCTTGCCGCGATTGCGGTCGGTTTTATGGTTATTCGTATTGGGGTTGAGCTTAATACCGATGCCATTAATGGCTTGATGGACTCTTCAATGGAGATTGATGATCTGAAGCTAGTCTATGACGGTGTGAGTGAGATTGAGGGGGTGGAGGGGATCGCCTACCTGCGTGGCCGCAATATTGGTGAGGAGCTCTATGTTGAAATCAATATCAAAATTGATCGAAAATTGAGTGTTAAAGAGGCCGACCAGATTGGTGACTGGGTGGAGGAGAAGATTCGTTACGAGCTTGTCCATGTCAAAGATGTCTTGGTGCTCTACACACCCGTGGAGTTGGTTGGTCGCCGTAGCGACAAACCGTTGATTCCTTCACACGGGGGTTAA
- a CDS encoding MFS transporter, with amino-acid sequence MSVEDHHRNALYLIAALCMIFMTMILALQPIYLRSVLNIPLEDAGAINANVQVLTEIMDLLVIGYLGYLSDIYGRTKVVFYGFILAGIAALIIPFSLEVGAVMGVSGLAIFYLMRVFMSLGTTAVWPQLAAAGGDFSTPHNRAKLMANMAFMMAFGATLVYGILMQLPKYAGLTVSMLLIPLVAFVGAWLSRKILVDVATRYEEEEIPWRKVWQLVKRDRRLRLTFMSAFASRNDMVLVGLFLMLWFVYFADVVGMSHEEAAARGGMTVALIGLVILLSIPFWGWFIQRYGRIPALALGLFFSSSGFMAMFFVVNPYDWGIFIPAVLLAIGQAGTLLAPQVLTVDLSPSSMRGTVLGAFNTVGGIGIIFFVQIGGFLFDLFGPYAPFVFTGVGNLLIMLYAITLLKSEREPVETDLDALVVDDSLDMTQSK; translated from the coding sequence ATGAGTGTTGAAGATCACCATCGAAATGCCCTCTACCTGATTGCAGCTTTGTGCATGATCTTTATGACCATGATTTTGGCGCTGCAGCCTATCTATCTGCGCAGCGTGCTCAATATTCCGCTCGAAGATGCTGGCGCCATTAATGCTAATGTTCAGGTGCTGACCGAAATAATGGATCTGCTCGTTATCGGCTATCTAGGTTACCTCTCCGATATCTATGGCCGTACTAAAGTGGTCTTCTATGGTTTTATTTTGGCCGGCATTGCAGCACTCATTATCCCCTTTAGCCTTGAGGTGGGAGCCGTTATGGGGGTGAGTGGGTTAGCTATCTTCTACTTGATGCGGGTCTTTATGTCGCTCGGTACAACAGCGGTCTGGCCACAGTTAGCCGCTGCGGGGGGTGACTTCTCGACCCCACATAATCGGGCAAAGTTGATGGCAAATATGGCCTTTATGATGGCCTTTGGTGCAACACTGGTCTATGGTATTTTGATGCAACTCCCTAAGTATGCCGGCCTAACTGTCAGTATGCTGTTAATTCCTCTGGTCGCCTTTGTGGGGGCTTGGCTCTCACGCAAGATTTTGGTTGATGTCGCGACCCGCTATGAGGAGGAGGAGATTCCGTGGCGTAAGGTGTGGCAGTTGGTGAAGCGGGATCGGCGTCTTAGACTTACCTTTATGTCGGCGTTTGCTTCGCGCAACGATATGGTGCTTGTCGGCCTCTTTTTAATGCTCTGGTTTGTCTATTTCGCCGATGTGGTCGGTATGTCACACGAGGAGGCCGCCGCTAGGGGCGGGATGACGGTGGCGCTGATTGGCTTGGTGATTCTGCTCTCAATACCGTTTTGGGGGTGGTTTATTCAGCGTTATGGTCGGATTCCGGCGTTGGCGCTGGGGCTCTTCTTCTCTAGTAGCGGTTTTATGGCGATGTTTTTTGTGGTTAATCCCTATGACTGGGGGATATTTATTCCCGCTGTGCTGTTGGCGATTGGCCAAGCCGGTACCCTGTTAGCTCCTCAGGTTTTAACTGTCGATCTCTCCCCCTCCTCAATGAGAGGTACCGTGCTAGGGGCCTTCAATACCGTCGGGGGGATTGGGATCATCTTTTTTGTCCAAATCGGCGGCTTTCTGTTTGATCTCTTTGGCCCTTATGCACCGTTTGTCTTTACCGGCGTTGGAAATTTACTTATCATGCTCTACGCTATTACGCTGTTAAAGAGTGAACGAGAACCGGTGGAGACCGACTTGGATGCGCTGGTAGTTGATGATTCGCTCGATATGACTCAATCTAAATGA